Below is a genomic region from Candidatus Effluviviaceae Genus I sp..
ATGATGCGCTCGGCGTCGTACAACGGCACGCCGAGCCGCGTGTGCTTCCGCCGCGCGGCCTCGAGCCCGTGCTCGACGAGCTTCGCGTCCACGAGCTCGCGGATGAGCGGCGCCGTGATCACGCTCGTCTTCGAGAGGACGATCTGGTCCTCGACCTCGCGGCTGATCTTCTCGGCGACGTCGACGCTGACGTCCGCTTCCCTCACGAGGGTCTCGACGATCTTCTCGCGGTCCCAGACGATCATGTCGTCCGCGGAGGTCCTCACGAAGAGCGCGAGATCGGTCGCATCCACCGACCGCGCGGCGCCCATGCGCTCGAGCCCGGGGAGGTCCGCCCGGACCTCCTTCCGCCGAACCCTCGCCCGCTTGTCCCTGTAGAGGATGAAGGCCTTGGCCGTCTTGGCGTGGCCGCGCTCGATGAGGACCTTCTCGATGGAGTCCTGTATCTCCTCAACCTGCGGCAGGTTATCGCCTCTCTCGGAGTAGAGGTACAGGAGAACCTCGTCTGTCAGGCGCTCTGCGGTCTCCCGGTCCCTGCCCCCCACCTCCTGGGCGGCCTTGAAGATGGCCTCGGTGATCTTCTTCCGCTCGAACGGGACGATCGTCCCGCTGCGCTTCCTCACGAGGCGGAAGAGCCTGCTCGCGAGTCGGCGGTGCAGACCGAGGATCTCCTCCTCGTCCATCACGAACCGCAGACGACTGGGAAGCGCGTCGTCCTGGGCCGGCTCCGTGCCCGCGTCCACGGTAGCGTCGGTCATCGTCTCTGCCGCTTCCTGGTCGACCAGGGACATGTCGTCGTTCACGGTCGGCATGCGTCGGACTCCACGTTCGCAGTCAGTGCCCCGACTCGCGCCGTCCACGAGCGCGCCGGGCGATCGTGGACCTCGTGTTCGGAGATGGTCAGATTCTGATTGGGGTTGCCTGTTCGGAAGGGACGCTGCGCACGACCATGTCGTCGCTCCATCCGCGAGCCCGCCTCCGTCATGAGCGAGCGGCATGGTAGCAACGCGGCTCGACGCGTGTCAACAACGAATGCGGTGGAATCGCGTCGCGCGCGAAAGCGAGTGGCGGGAGCGGTCACCGCGGCGAGGCAGGCGCACTTACGGCCCCGTCGCCACCGGCGGCGAAACCGCCGCCGGCGGAGGCGGGGTCACGGCCGCGGCGCCCTCACGGCGTCGTCGAGGGTGACGACCTCGATCGCGGCCTGCGCCAGCATGTCGGCCGCGAGCTCGTCGGGATAGCCGTCGTCGGTCACGACGCGGACGATGCCGGCGTTGATGATCATCTTCGCGCAGACCGAGCAGGGGTGATGCGTCGTGTAGATCGTCGAACCGGCGATGACCGTCCCGTGGTTCGCGGACTGGATGATGCCGTTCTGCTCCGCGTGGATCCCGCGGCACAGTTCGTGCCTCTCGCCCGACGGGACCCTGAGACGCTCGCGCACGCATCCGGTCTCGGAGCAGTGAGGCAGTCCCGCGGGCGCTCCGTTGTACCCGGTCGCGAGGATCCGCCGGTCCTTCACGATGACCGCGCCGACCTTCCGCCGAAGGCAGGTCGCCCGCCCCGCGACGAGGCGGGCGATGCTCATGAAGTACTCGTCCCACGAGGGGCGCTGCGTCACCGACTCCGCTCCCCGGGCAACCGCGAAAGCGCCCTAGCTAGGCCTCTTCTCGCCCTTCACGAGCGGGAAGGCGGCGCACAGCTCCTCGACCTCTTTCCTGACAGACTGCAGATTCTGCTCGTTCTCGATGTCCGACAGCGCCCGGTCGATGAGCCCGACGATGCGCTCGATCTCGGCCGCGCCCATCCCGCGCGTCGTGAGCGCGGGCGTGCCGACGCGGATGCCGCTTGCGATGAACGGCTTCTCCGGATCGAAGGGGATCGTGTTCTTGTTCACCGTGATCCCCGCCTTCTCGAGACCGAGCTCCGCCGCCTTCCCCGTCACGTTCTTCTGACGGAGGTCGACGAGCATGAGATGCGTGTCGGTCCCGCCGGACACGAGACGGAACCCGTGACGCTTGAACGCCTCGGCCATGAGCTTCGCGTTCTCGACGATCTTCCTCTGGTACTCGCGGAACGCCGGCTGCGACGCTTCCTTGAGGCACACGGCCTTGCCCGCGATGACGTGCATGAGCGGCCCGCCCTGAATGCCCGGGAAGACCATCTTGTCGATGTCGGCCGCGACGGCCTCCCGACAGAGGATCATGCCCGCCCGGGGCCCACGGAGCGTCTTGTGCGTGGTGGTCGTCACCGCGTCGGAGTGCGGCACCGGACTGGGGTGCATCCCCGCCGCGACGAGCCCGGCGATGTGCGCCATGTCCACGACGAGCCTCGCCCCCACCGCATCCGCGATCTCGCGGAACGCCGCGAAGTCGAGCGTGCGCGGGTACGCACTCGCGCCGGCCATGATGAGCTTCGGGCGCTTCTCAAGCGCGAGCGTCCTGAGAGCGGCGTAGTCGATGACCTCGGTCTTCTGATCGACGCCGTAGTGGACCACGTCGAAGAACATCCCCGAGAAGCTGATCGGGTGTCCGTGCGTCAGGTGTCCGCCGTGCGACAGCTCGAGACCGAAGTACCGGTCGCCGGGCTTGAGGAGCGCGAAGTAGACGGCCATGTTGGCCTGGCTGCCGGAGTGCGGCTGCACGTTGGCGTGCTCCGCCCCGAAGAGGGCCTTGGCGCGCTCGATGGCCAGCCTCTCGGCCCTGTCGACGAACTCGCAGCCCCCGTAGTAGCGCCCGTTCCGCTCCCAGCTCAGGCTCCCGTCCTTCTTGCGGAAGAACGGGTAGCCCTCGGCGTACTTGTTCGTCATGACCGACCCGACCGCCTCCCGGACCGCCTCGCTCGTGAAGTTCTCCGACGCAATGAGCTCAAGCCTGTCGGTCTGCCTGCGCACCTCTCCCTCGATCGCCTCGAAGACCTCGGGGTCGACCTCTCTCAGTCCTGCCATCGCTCCACCTCCTCAGTTCTCATCAGCTTCTCGACGCGCCGGGCGTGCCGCCCGCCCTCGAACGCCGTCGCAAGCCACTCGTCCACGATCGCGAGCGCGTCGCGCTCGCTCACGAACCTCGCCGGCAGACACAGCACGTTGGCGTCGTTGTGCAGGCGGGACAGCCGCGCGATCTCGGCGTTCCACGCCAGGGCTGCCCGCACACCGGCGACCTTGTTCGCCACCATGCACATCCCCTGACCCGACCCGCAGACCAGCACGCCGCGCTCGGCCTCGCCCGCCGCGACCGCCCGGGCCGCCGCCTCTCCGAAGTCCGGGTAGTCGCACGGTTCTTCGCAGGACGCGCCGAAGTCGGTGGCCTCGTCGGCGCGCCCCTCGAGATGCCGCTTCACGGCTTCCTTGAGGGCGTAGCCCGCGTGGTCCGACGCGAGAGCGATCTTCATGGCTCCTTCTCCTCGGCCAGCGCGACGATCCTGGGGAGCGCCGCTTTGAGGTGCTCGGACAGCATCCGGTGCACCGCCTCGTACGCCGTCCGCCCTCCGCCGACCGGATCCGGCACATCCCGCCGCCCCGCGCCGGCGAACTCCGACAGGAGGAACGTGCGCGCCCGCGCGTCCGGTGCGAGGGCGACGATCTCCTCTTCGTGCTCGCCCGTCATGGCGAGGATGAGGCCGGCGTCCCTGATCGCGCCCCGGTCGAGCCCGCTCGACCGATGGCCGGAGATGTCCGCGCCGTGCGCTCGCGCAACGTCCTGCGCGAGGTCCGTCGCCCGCGCCCCCTCGATGCCCGCCGTGCCCGCCGAGCTCACCGTGAGCCCGCAGGCCTCGCCTTGCCCGCCGGCGAGGAGCGCTCTCAGGATGCCCTCGGCCATGGGACTGCGGCACGTGTTGCCCGTGCAGACCATGAGGACGTGAAGCGACATCGTCTCCTCGCGGAGCGGCAGGCGTGCGCTGCAACGATCGGGGAACG
It encodes:
- a CDS encoding dCMP deaminase family protein, yielding MTQRPSWDEYFMSIARLVAGRATCLRRKVGAVIVKDRRILATGYNGAPAGLPHCSETGCVRERLRVPSGERHELCRGIHAEQNGIIQSANHGTVIAGSTIYTTHHPCSVCAKMIINAGIVRVVTDDGYPDELAADMLAQAAIEVVTLDDAVRAPRP
- a CDS encoding serine hydroxymethyltransferase, whose amino-acid sequence is MAGLREVDPEVFEAIEGEVRRQTDRLELIASENFTSEAVREAVGSVMTNKYAEGYPFFRKKDGSLSWERNGRYYGGCEFVDRAERLAIERAKALFGAEHANVQPHSGSQANMAVYFALLKPGDRYFGLELSHGGHLTHGHPISFSGMFFDVVHYGVDQKTEVIDYAALRTLALEKRPKLIMAGASAYPRTLDFAAFREIADAVGARLVVDMAHIAGLVAAGMHPSPVPHSDAVTTTTHKTLRGPRAGMILCREAVAADIDKMVFPGIQGGPLMHVIAGKAVCLKEASQPAFREYQRKIVENAKLMAEAFKRHGFRLVSGGTDTHLMLVDLRQKNVTGKAAELGLEKAGITVNKNTIPFDPEKPFIASGIRVGTPALTTRGMGAAEIERIVGLIDRALSDIENEQNLQSVRKEVEELCAAFPLVKGEKRPS
- the rpiB gene encoding ribose 5-phosphate isomerase B codes for the protein MKIALASDHAGYALKEAVKRHLEGRADEATDFGASCEEPCDYPDFGEAAARAVAAGEAERGVLVCGSGQGMCMVANKVAGVRAALAWNAEIARLSRLHNDANVLCLPARFVSERDALAIVDEWLATAFEGGRHARRVEKLMRTEEVERWQD
- a CDS encoding low molecular weight protein arginine phosphatase → MSLHVLMVCTGNTCRSPMAEGILRALLAGGQGEACGLTVSSAGTAGIEGARATDLAQDVARAHGADISGHRSSGLDRGAIRDAGLILAMTGEHEEEIVALAPDARARTFLLSEFAGAGRRDVPDPVGGGRTAYEAVHRMLSEHLKAALPRIVALAEEKEP